The following are encoded together in the Arcticibacterium luteifluviistationis genome:
- a CDS encoding HNH endonuclease, with translation MDFKIFILLFAGLSIWLFKRWIFNIKRKRRRDYYRNVYLKSDDWKRKRYVVLKRDNWQCVYCGAPATQVHHKRYAKKNIGKEPIKWLVSVCKPCHDKQH, from the coding sequence ATGGATTTTAAGATTTTCATTTTACTGTTTGCGGGATTATCCATATGGCTATTTAAACGTTGGATTTTTAACATAAAGCGTAAGCGAAGACGCGATTATTACAGAAATGTATATTTAAAGTCAGACGATTGGAAGCGTAAACGATATGTTGTTCTTAAAAGAGATAATTGGCAATGTGTTTATTGCGGTGCACCCGCAACACAAGTTCATCACAAGAGATATGCAAAAAAGAATATCGGGAAAGAACCAATAAAATGGCTGGTTTCGGTTTGTAAACCTTGCCATGACAAACAGCATTAA
- a CDS encoding polysaccharide deacetylase family protein, translating into MKTLPLLLILFSTALAIGQEKKICISIDDVPAVKYNSKNRNLDKEITLKLIKTFKEYSIPAIGFVNEKKLYKKGKLDSTKLELLHLWLKNGCDLGNHTYSHFDYNNVPESDYFKDIIDGQEVTKPLLNEYGKTIKYFRHPYLHTGSDSLKAIKLQEFLSENGYTSCPVTIDNDDYLFAKAYHIALTKNDNSMAATIAENYIDYMEKILLLFERKSTEVFGKNIAQSLLIHASLLNADYLDELAMLYKKHGYTFVSQEEVLNQKEYATEINTYSSRGLSWIYRRGMSLGKGDDIMSESIDVPDAIIQYAKE; encoded by the coding sequence ATGAAAACACTCCCCTTACTATTAATATTATTCAGCACTGCTTTAGCTATTGGTCAGGAGAAAAAAATATGTATTTCAATTGATGATGTTCCTGCGGTGAAATACAATTCTAAAAATCGTAACCTAGATAAAGAGATTACCCTGAAATTAATAAAAACCTTTAAGGAATATAGTATTCCAGCTATCGGGTTTGTTAATGAAAAGAAGCTGTATAAAAAAGGGAAGTTAGATTCTACCAAACTGGAACTCCTGCACTTGTGGTTAAAAAATGGCTGCGATTTGGGCAACCATACCTATTCTCATTTCGATTATAATAATGTTCCAGAATCAGATTATTTCAAGGATATTATAGACGGTCAAGAAGTCACTAAACCTCTGCTGAATGAATATGGAAAAACAATTAAGTATTTTAGACATCCATATCTTCACACAGGAAGTGATTCACTAAAAGCCATAAAACTTCAGGAATTTCTTAGTGAAAATGGTTATACCAGCTGCCCTGTTACCATTGATAATGATGATTACCTATTTGCAAAGGCGTATCATATAGCTCTTACTAAAAATGATAATTCAATGGCAGCTACAATTGCCGAGAACTATATTGACTATATGGAGAAAATCCTTCTTTTATTCGAGAGAAAATCAACTGAAGTGTTCGGTAAAAACATAGCTCAATCCTTACTAATTCATGCCAGTCTTTTAAATGCAGATTATCTAGATGAATTAGCCATGCTGTATAAAAAACATGGCTACACGTTTGTATCGCAGGAAGAAGTCCTTAATCAGAAAGAATACGCCACAGAAATTAATACTTACAGTAGTCGTGGTTTGTCATGGATTTATAGAAGGGGAATGAGTTTAGGAAAAGGAGACGATATTATGTCAGAAAGCATTGATGTTCCAGACGCAATAATCCAGTACGCAAAAGAATAA
- a CDS encoding mobile mystery protein A, whose translation MRNKRKLLIEQLDQKLQAFSETRKVLVPERGWVNTIRTTLNMTMAQLGTKLNITRQGVKRIEDSEANGTITLNSLKDVANAMDLKLVYALLPKNETIDDLIQIKAEKLAKKIVLRTNQNMKLEDQGIGDEKIAKTIKELADEIKREMRKSLWD comes from the coding sequence ATGAGAAACAAGAGAAAACTATTAATTGAGCAGTTGGACCAAAAACTTCAAGCATTCTCAGAAACTAGAAAGGTGCTAGTCCCAGAACGCGGATGGGTAAATACCATTCGGACAACACTCAATATGACAATGGCCCAACTTGGTACAAAACTAAATATAACAAGACAAGGTGTAAAAAGAATAGAGGACAGTGAAGCTAACGGAACAATAACACTCAATTCTTTAAAAGATGTAGCCAATGCAATGGACTTAAAACTAGTATATGCATTGCTTCCCAAAAATGAAACTATAGACGATTTAATTCAAATAAAAGCAGAAAAACTGGCCAAAAAAATTGTGTTAAGAACTAATCAAAATATGAAATTAGAGGACCAAGGAATTGGAGATGAAAAGATAGCCAAAACCATAAAGGAGCTTGCAGATGAAATAAAACGAGAGATGAGAAAGTCATTATGGGATTAG
- the leuA gene encoding 2-isopropylmalate synthase — protein sequence MKASNINKYTPFQPIALKDREWPDRKLTHAPIWCSVDLRDGNQSLPVPMNINQKVTLFKALVAIGFKDIEVGFPSASDTEFNFLRTLVEDDLIPDDVRIQVLVQAREPLIRRTFEALDGVKNAIVHLYNSTSRLQRKVTFGNASKEAIKAIAVDGTLLIKSLLDEVPNTNITLQYSPESFSDTEEDYAVEVCEAVIDSWQPTPENKIILNLPSTVEWNMPNTYADQIEWFCRQIKNRDSVIVSLHTHNDRGTGVAATELGLLAGADRVEGTLFGNGERTGNLDLVTLALNMNSHGIQTGLDFSNVDSIRKVYEKNTGMNVHKRHPYAGELVFTAFSGSHQDAIKKGMDLRGEDAINWEVPYLTIDPIDIGRSYEAIIRINSQSGKGGVAYILKREFDYDLPKKMHPEVGMHINGLADKYGRELNFKEIEAEFQKEFVNRKDIIELIKYEIQELTETEVQSIVTLKHNGTEMKLDGRGNGPINSVVYAMQQQGWKDFNVEQYRSHSVGHSSASVSVSYVQLSMKDNPAIKVWGCGEHTSIRRSGVNALISAYNRAQILMKK from the coding sequence ATGAAGGCATCTAACATTAATAAGTATACACCGTTTCAACCTATAGCTTTAAAGGACCGAGAATGGCCAGATCGTAAACTAACACATGCTCCAATATGGTGTAGTGTAGACCTTAGAGATGGCAACCAGTCGCTTCCGGTACCTATGAATATTAATCAGAAGGTTACCTTATTTAAAGCTTTGGTGGCTATCGGATTTAAAGACATTGAAGTTGGCTTTCCGTCAGCATCAGATACAGAATTCAATTTTTTAAGAACATTAGTTGAGGATGATCTCATTCCTGACGACGTACGCATTCAAGTACTGGTTCAGGCTCGCGAACCACTTATTCGTAGGACTTTTGAAGCATTAGATGGCGTAAAAAACGCTATTGTACATTTATATAACTCCACTTCTAGACTGCAGCGAAAGGTAACTTTTGGTAATGCATCTAAAGAAGCCATAAAGGCTATTGCTGTGGATGGCACACTTTTGATAAAATCACTTTTAGACGAAGTTCCAAACACCAATATTACCTTACAATATTCGCCTGAAAGCTTTTCAGATACGGAAGAAGATTACGCTGTAGAAGTATGCGAGGCCGTGATAGATAGCTGGCAGCCTACTCCTGAAAACAAAATCATACTCAACCTTCCTTCTACCGTAGAATGGAATATGCCTAATACTTACGCAGACCAAATAGAGTGGTTTTGTCGTCAAATTAAAAATAGGGATTCAGTCATAGTTAGTTTACATACCCACAATGACCGAGGTACCGGTGTGGCAGCTACAGAATTAGGTTTATTAGCAGGAGCCGACCGTGTAGAAGGCACCTTATTTGGGAATGGCGAACGTACAGGAAATTTGGACCTGGTCACATTGGCACTTAATATGAATAGCCACGGTATTCAAACGGGGCTAGACTTCTCTAATGTAGATTCTATTAGAAAAGTATATGAAAAAAACACGGGCATGAACGTTCACAAACGTCACCCGTATGCAGGCGAGTTGGTATTTACAGCCTTTAGTGGTAGTCACCAAGATGCCATTAAGAAAGGAATGGACCTAAGAGGCGAAGATGCCATTAACTGGGAAGTGCCTTACCTGACCATTGACCCTATAGACATAGGCCGTAGCTATGAAGCCATTATCAGAATTAATAGTCAGAGTGGTAAAGGCGGTGTGGCTTATATCTTAAAGAGAGAATTTGATTATGATTTGCCTAAGAAAATGCATCCTGAAGTGGGCATGCATATCAATGGCTTAGCTGATAAATATGGCAGAGAGTTGAATTTCAAAGAAATTGAGGCCGAGTTCCAAAAGGAATTTGTCAACCGCAAAGACATCATTGAATTGATCAAATATGAAATTCAAGAATTAACTGAAACCGAGGTTCAATCTATTGTAACGCTAAAGCATAACGGTACTGAAATGAAATTAGACGGGCGAGGAAACGGCCCTATAAATTCGGTGGTTTATGCCATGCAGCAGCAAGGTTGGAAAGATTTTAATGTAGAACAATATCGTTCGCATTCTGTAGGTCATAGCTCTGCTTCTGTCTCTGTGTCTTACGTACAGCTCTCCATGAAAGATAATCCAGCTATAAAAGTTTGGGGCTGTGGTGAGCATACTAGCATTAGAAGGTCTGGCGTAAATGCTTTAATATCTGCCTATAACAGAGCTCAAATTCTGATGAAGAAGTAG
- a CDS encoding polysaccharide lyase family 7 protein has translation MSFKNTKSLSLTLLMVGFTLALNSCSNTTKETAEEDIKTTIYPSDVIPFMDEWKILLGDGTKTEKLKNYEAKDFFYVSNDGQTDWVVYKTPNAGVTSRTSSNTRTELGQLKHWIPETGGKLTGKLKVMHVSTSGDARVAASYSVVVGQIHSDEGNENEPLKIFYKKFPGHTKGSIFWNYEINTKGDNSKRWDYSTAVWGNDMSVIGSSPTSYPEEPKDGIELGEEFSYEVNVYKGIMYLTFKSEGHETIKFTKDLLKSEFTTSSAIPQQILTLYASIGRDGTERENAYAGEIQYFKQGAYNQTNGKKPEDNMVWSTGSETFGGDIAKQYENGSYTEVWFKEASVGSGTEPVKE, from the coding sequence ATGAGTTTTAAAAACACGAAATCATTATCACTAACACTACTGATGGTTGGTTTTACATTAGCACTTAATAGTTGCTCTAATACTACAAAAGAGACTGCAGAAGAAGATATAAAAACCACTATATATCCGAGTGATGTTATTCCATTTATGGACGAGTGGAAAATTCTTTTAGGTGATGGCACAAAAACGGAGAAGTTGAAAAACTATGAAGCCAAAGACTTCTTTTATGTTTCAAATGATGGACAAACGGATTGGGTAGTTTACAAAACACCAAACGCTGGAGTTACCTCAAGAACCTCAAGCAATACCAGAACAGAATTAGGGCAATTAAAGCATTGGATACCAGAAACGGGTGGCAAGCTTACAGGGAAACTAAAAGTAATGCATGTTTCCACTTCCGGTGATGCCAGAGTTGCAGCTTCATATTCGGTAGTGGTAGGACAAATTCATAGCGATGAAGGAAACGAAAACGAACCTTTAAAAATCTTTTACAAAAAATTCCCTGGGCACACAAAGGGCTCTATTTTTTGGAATTATGAAATTAATACTAAAGGTGATAATTCAAAAAGGTGGGATTATTCAACAGCGGTTTGGGGTAATGATATGTCTGTTATTGGTTCTAGTCCTACCTCCTACCCTGAAGAGCCCAAAGATGGTATCGAATTAGGAGAGGAATTTAGTTATGAAGTAAATGTTTATAAAGGCATTATGTATCTCACTTTTAAAAGTGAAGGTCATGAGACTATCAAATTCACAAAAGACTTATTGAAATCTGAATTCACCACATCTTCAGCTATTCCTCAACAAATATTGACTTTATATGCTTCTATCGGGCGTGACGGTACAGAACGCGAAAATGCTTATGCTGGTGAAATACAGTATTTTAAGCAAGGTGCTTACAATCAAACTAATGGTAAAAAACCTGAAGACAATATGGTTTGGAGTACGGGTTCTGAAACTTTTGGTGGCGATATAGCAAAACAATATGAAAACGGAAGTTATACCGAAGTATGGTTTAAAGAAGCGTCTGTAGGTTCTGGTACAGAACCAGTTAAAGAGTAA
- a CDS encoding peroxiredoxin-like family protein gives MTKLKELTDAKIEAGRKAKPEFMKGVDDIINKAKAFQQGSDAIKVGQKAPNFELPNPEGKSISLETLLGKGPVVVTFYRGDWCPYCNLQLRALQAKLDEIHSLGATLVAISPQVPDGSMTKSEISKMDFTVLSDQDAKVASQYGVAWEVPEFLMEHMRVDRNLDLETINNGNGNILPIPATFVLNSDGVVTWNYVNVDYRTRSEPDEIIEALKKLS, from the coding sequence ATGACAAAATTAAAAGAACTAACCGATGCTAAAATTGAAGCAGGTAGAAAGGCTAAACCTGAATTCATGAAAGGGGTTGATGATATTATTAATAAAGCAAAAGCTTTCCAACAAGGTAGTGACGCCATTAAAGTTGGCCAAAAAGCTCCAAATTTTGAACTCCCTAATCCTGAAGGAAAATCTATATCCTTAGAAACCTTATTAGGTAAAGGCCCTGTTGTGGTCACATTTTATCGTGGCGACTGGTGTCCTTACTGCAACCTTCAACTTAGAGCTTTACAAGCTAAACTAGACGAAATTCATTCCTTGGGTGCTACATTAGTTGCTATCAGTCCTCAAGTACCTGACGGCTCCATGACTAAAAGTGAAATTAGTAAAATGGACTTTACTGTATTATCAGATCAAGATGCCAAAGTAGCTTCACAGTATGGAGTTGCTTGGGAAGTACCAGAGTTTTTGATGGAACATATGCGAGTAGATAGAAATCTTGATTTAGAAACAATCAATAATGGCAATGGTAACATTTTACCTATTCCAGCCACATTTGTATTGAATTCTGACGGAGTAGTTACATGGAACTATGTCAACGTGGACTATAGAACTCGTTCAGAACCTGATGAAATTATTGAGGCCTTGAAAAAGCTATCTTAA
- a CDS encoding DUF1810 domain-containing protein, translated as MEDKFNLKRFIDAQSNTYERALNEIKNGRKTTHWMWYIFPQYYGLGRSSISIKYAINCEEEAIAYLKHPILGSRLVEITKAFLSIENKTAYDVLGGPDDLKIKSSMTLFDIIQSETDLFDSVLEKYFKGNRCNPTIKMLKH; from the coding sequence ATGGAGGATAAATTCAATTTAAAAAGATTCATTGATGCTCAATCCAATACATATGAAAGAGCTCTAAATGAAATTAAAAACGGTAGAAAGACTACTCATTGGATGTGGTATATATTTCCTCAGTATTATGGTCTTGGTAGAAGTAGCATCTCCATAAAATACGCCATTAATTGTGAAGAAGAGGCAATTGCTTATTTGAAACATCCAATACTTGGTTCACGTCTGGTAGAGATCACGAAAGCCTTTCTATCAATTGAAAATAAAACTGCTTATGATGTGTTAGGCGGACCTGACGACTTAAAGATTAAATCCTCAATGACTTTATTTGACATCATTCAATCTGAAACTGACTTGTTTGATTCAGTCTTAGAAAAATATTTTAAAGGAAATAGATGTAATCCTACCATAAAAATGCTAAAACATTAA
- a CDS encoding mobile mystery protein B, whose translation MGLAYTYKDGQTPLDEEEKEGLKIKSISTQGELDEFEQMNIEKAVEWTIHTKFKPEKILTEKFVKNLHKRMYGDVWKWAGEFRRTEKNIGISWTQIGIELKNLLDDTTYWIGNKTFSPEEVAIRFKHRIVSIHCFPNGNGRHSRIMADIIMESIFKNEIFSWQQSNMVRANETRKKYITALKEADNGNIATLIKFAKN comes from the coding sequence ATGGGATTAGCATACACATATAAAGATGGACAAACACCTTTAGATGAAGAAGAAAAAGAAGGTCTTAAAATAAAGTCAATTTCTACGCAAGGAGAACTGGACGAATTTGAGCAAATGAACATTGAGAAAGCAGTGGAATGGACCATTCATACAAAATTTAAACCTGAAAAAATCTTGACCGAAAAGTTTGTAAAAAACTTACACAAAAGAATGTACGGTGATGTATGGAAATGGGCTGGTGAGTTTAGAAGGACCGAAAAAAACATTGGAATTTCGTGGACACAAATTGGGATTGAATTAAAGAATTTATTGGACGACACAACTTATTGGATAGGAAATAAAACCTTTTCACCAGAAGAGGTGGCTATTAGATTCAAGCATCGAATAGTATCTATTCATTGTTTTCCCAATGGAAATGGCCGACATTCTAGAATAATGGCTGATATAATTATGGAATCGATATTTAAAAATGAAATATTTTCTTGGCAACAATCAAATATGGTTCGAGCTAATGAAACTAGAAAAAAATACATTACCGCCTTAAAAGAAGCTGACAATGGAAACATTGCAACATTAATTAAATTTGCAAAAAACTAA